The following proteins are encoded in a genomic region of Syngnathus acus chromosome 22, fSynAcu1.2, whole genome shotgun sequence:
- the LOC119116187 gene encoding pentraxin-related protein PTX3-like translates to MCALRIWGVLCMILCTGGSPYLNQVDYVDFYDNEVSREQLGEDSSESQTSCQSDNLLRWDKLFIALENSHMRQNMLLELSESCCGAMTSLRAQMEHLARTASRQCPSWQAALKLLRQDLLELREEGEARERRFNATLQTYNRSSPLGVKEQDVTQGVTSPPADSLERALVAIATELQKLHVQLGRVIQQAGALRKESGNS, encoded by the exons ATGTGCGCTCTAAGAATATGGGGGGTGCTGTGCATGATTTTGTGCACGGGCGGGTCGCCGTACCTCAACCAGGTGGACTACGTTGACTTCTACGACAACGAGGTGTCCAGAGAGCAACTTGGAG AGGATTCCTCGGAGTCGCAAACATCGTGCCAATCTGACAATCTCCTTCGATGGGACAAGCTTTTTATCGCCCTGGAGAACTCTCACATGAGGCAGAACATGCTGTTGGAGTTGTCGGAATCATGCTGCGGGGCCATGACGTCCCTCAGGGCGCAGATGGAGCACCTGGCCCGGACGGCGTCCCGCCAGTGCCCGTCTTGGCAGGCGGCCCTCAAGTTGCTTCGCCAGGATCTCCTGGAGCTCCGAGAAGAAGGCGAGGCGAGGGAGAGGCGCTTCAACGCCACCCTGCAGACGTATAATCGCTCCTCGCCGTTGGGTGTCAAAGAGCAGGACGTGACGCAGGGAGTGACGTCACCCCCCGCCGACAGCTTGGAGAGGGCACTGGTTGCCATAGCGACCGAGCTGCAGAAGCTCCACGTGCAGCTCGGCCGAGTGATCCAACAGGCGGGCGCGCTCAGGAAAGAGAGTGGAAACTCATGA
- the slc35g2a gene encoding solute carrier family 35 member G2a translates to MESTHLLGSGKKRVKIHPHTVTAKYATQSPYSPQPSIHTHFPQPGDEGYDDAPSFEDFGSFLEETSDRKRLTEAKRWPLTLFGSKDKATAPRPPAGKSGEGGEAGPRVAKGPGKGVEEQLASFGEASVSASRLTWVGLLGAALANGCTVVLTRAASEHFGLGPLFLLLVRSVVQLLSVAVPLHKGENPFGPEGYRLRLLCYGVAYSLSLCCAYSSLTFSSQEDVAPAWRLATTVLSATLAFLLLEERLGLADAITLAAGLCGLGVLLVPAADESNSDSQTDPVVFWRGAFGWSLSALAGLWMALALVGYRSLKERVSVATALFTVSWTGCLLAPATAVLLQEGWSWPASAPGWGLVAALVVCSTAAFLGVTHGLARIHPALVSASQSLEAPLATVAHLVMAQLAPGAPEVVGNAMVILSVGWLVTVKLLPSRGASRRHREEYEEILDSPIK, encoded by the coding sequence ATGGAGTCCACTCACCTCCTGGGCAGCGGTAAGAAGCGGGTCAAGATCCACCCCCACACGGTCACGGCCAAGTACGCCACGCAGAGCCCTTATTCCCCTCAACCCAGCATCCACACGCACTTCCCCCAGCCCGGCGACGAGGGCTACGACGACGCGCCGTCCTTCGAGGACTTTGGCTCCTTCCTGGAGGAGACGTCGGACAGGAAGCGACTGACGGAAGCCAAGAGGTGGCCGCTCACTCTGTTTGGTTCCAAGGACAAGGCCACCGCCCCGAGACCTCCGGCTGGCAAGAGCGGGGAGGGCGGCGAAGCTGGACCCAGAGTGGCCAAAGGTCCCGGGAAGGGGGTCGAGGAACAACTGGCCAGTTTCGGGGAGGCCTCGGTGTCTGCGTCTCGGCTCACCTGGGTGGGGCTGCTCGGGGCGGCGCTGGCGAACGGCTGCACGGTGGTTCTGACCCGGGCGGCCTCGGAACACTTTGGCCTGGGCCCCCTCTTTCTTCTACTGGTTCGGTCCGTGGTACAGCTGTTGTCCGTGGCTGTGCCGCTGCACAAGGGGGAGAACCCTTTCGGACCGGAGGGCTACCGCCTCCGTCTGCTTTGTTACGGCGTGGCCTACTCGCTGTCCCTGTGCTGCGCTTACTCCTCGCTGACCTTCAGCTCCCAAGAAGACGTGGCCCCCGCCTGGCGGCTGGCCACCACGGTGTTGTCCGCCACGCTGGCCTTCCTGTTGCTGGAGGAGCGTCTGGGCTTGGCGGACGCCATCACCCTGGCGGCCGGACTGTGCGGCTTGGGGGTTCTGCTGGTTCCCGCTGCAGATGAGAGCAATTCCGATTCCCAGACAGACCCCGTGGTATTCTGGAGGGGCGCGTTTGGGTGGTCCCTGTCGGCGTTGGCGGGGCTGTGGATGGCCCTGGCGCTGGTGGGGTACCGCTCCCTGAAGGAGAGGGTCAGCGTGGCCACCGCGCTGTTCACAGTGAGCTGGACGGGCTGCCTGCTGGCCCCGGCCACGGCGGTCCTGCTGCAGGAGGGCTGGTCCTGGCCAGCCAGCGCTCCCGGCTGGGGGCTGGTGGCGGCCTTGGTGGTCTGCTCGACCGCCGCCTTCCTCGGGGTGACGCACGGCCTCGCCCGCATCCACCCGGCGCTGGTGTCGGCCAGCCAAAGTCTGGAGGCGCCCCTGGCCACGGTGGCCCATCTGGTCATGGCCCAGCTGGCCCCCGGTGCCCCTGAAGTGGTCGGGAACGCCATGGTGATCTTGAGCGTTGGCTGGTTGGTGAccgtgaagctgctgccctcTCGCGGGGCCAGCCGACGTCACCGGGAGGAATACGAGGAGATTCTCGACTCGCCCATTAAATAA